The following are encoded together in the Juglans microcarpa x Juglans regia isolate MS1-56 chromosome 2D, Jm3101_v1.0, whole genome shotgun sequence genome:
- the LOC121251234 gene encoding senescence-specific cysteine protease SAG39-like, whose amino-acid sequence MGFSNQCIYLALILTLGALASQVAARTLQEAAMREMHEQWMARYGRLYENNQEKEKRLKIFKENVALIESFNNIGNKPYKLGVNQFADLTNDEFIASRNRFKGHECSTKTSSFKYQNVTALPSSMDWRKKGAVTPIKDQGQCGCCWAFSAVAAMEGITKLKSGKLISLSEQELVDCDIKGVDQGCSGGLMDNAFQFIQNNHGLTTEANYPYTGVDGTCNTKGEANHAANINGYEDVPANSEKALLKAVANQPISVAIDAGGSDFQFYSSGIFTGECGTSLDHGVTAVGYGVTSDGTKYWLVKNSWGTEWGEEGYIRMQRDVDAKEGLCGIAMQASYPTA is encoded by the exons ATGGGCTTCTCTAACCAATGCATTTATTTGGCTTTGATCCTCACTTTGGGAGCTTTGGCTTCTCAAGTTGCTGCTCGCACCCTACAAGAAGCGGCGATGCGTGAGATGCATGAGCAATGGATGGCTCGTTATGGACGGTTATACGAAAACAATCAGGAGAAGGAGAAGCGATTGAAGATATTTAAGGAAAATGTGGCGCTTATAGAATCTTTCAACAACATTGGGAACAAACCATACAAGTTAGGAGTCAACCAATTTGCAGATCTTACGAATGATGAGTTCATAGCCTCACGAAATAGATTCAAGGGGCATGAGTGCTCAACAAAGACTTCTtccttcaaatatcaaaatgtgACTGCATTGCCTTCTTCCATGGATTGGAGAAAGAAAGGAGCCGTAACACCCATCAAAGACCAAGGCCAATGTG GATGTTGCTGGGCATTTTCAGCAGTGGCAGCCATGGAAGGAATTACTAAGCTAAAAAGTGGTAAATTAATCTCTTTGTCAGAGCAAGAGCTGGTTGACTGCGACATTAAAGGAGTGGACCAAGGTTGCAGTGGTGGTTTGATGGACAATGCTTTCCAGTTCATCCAAAACAATCATGGTCTCACTACGGAAGCCAACTATCCTTACACAGGTGTGGATGGAACCTGCAACACAAAGGGAGAAGCCAACCATGCAGCCAACATAAACGGCTACGAAGATGTGCCAGCCAACAGTGAGAAGGCACTTCTTAAGGCTGTAGCTAATCAGCCAATTTCTGTTGCCATAGATGCTGGAGGATCTGACTTCCAATTCTATTCGAGCGGAATTTTTACAGGAGAGTGTGGTACTAGCCTAGACCATGGCGTTACTGCTGTTGGTTATGGGGTTACTAGTGATGGGACCAAGTATTGGCTGGTGAAGAACTCATGGGGTACAGAATGGGGTGAAGAAGGGTACATAAGGATGCAAAGAGATGTTGATGCAAAGGAAGGCCTATGTGGTATAGCTATGCAAGCCTCTTATCCGACCGCATAG